Part of the Oerskovia paurometabola genome is shown below.
CGATACGGGGCGTACCACGGGAACGGCCCGAGATCTCGTGGGCGGCGGCGTGCTTGATCTCGACGCCGAGCAGCCCGGCCGAGCGGATGATGACGCGCTCGAGCTCCTCGGCGGAGTAGAAGTCGAGGTGTCCGGTGAACCCGAAGCGGTCGCGCAGCGGGGCGGGCAGGAGCCCGGCGCGCGTGGTGGCGCCCACGACGGTGAACGGCGGCAGGGACAGCGGGATGGCGCTGGCCCCGGCCCCCTTGCCGACGACGACGTCGACCCGGAAATCCTCCATCGCGACGTACAGCAGCTCTTCGGCGGGGCGCGCGAGGCGGTGGATCTCGTCGATGAACAGCACCTCGCCCTCCTCGAGCGAGGACAGGACCGCGGCGAGGTCGCCCGCGTGCTGGATCGCGGGGCCGGACGTCACGCGCAGCGAGGTGCCGAGCTCGGCGGCGATGATCATCGCGAGGGTCGTCTTGCCGAGCCCGGGCGGGCCCGAGAGCAGGACGTGGTCGGGCGTCGCCCCGCGTGCGAGGGCCGCCTGGAGCACGAGGGAGAGCTGGTCGCGCACGACGAGCTGCCCGACGAACTCCTCGAGGCGCCTCGGTCGCAGGGCGGCCTCGGCTGCTCGCTCGAGGTCGTCGGCCGTCGAGGTCACGATCCGCTCGGACGTGAACGGCTCGTTCCCCTCCTCGTAGCCGACGCGGTCGAAGTCAGCCACGGGGGCCGCCCAGGACCCGCAGCGAGGCGCGCAGCGCGCCGGCGATCTCGTCGGGCGCGACCGCGTCGGCCCCGGCCTGGGTCAGGACGGTGGCGAGGGCGTCCTCGGCGGCCTTGGGGTTCCACCCGAGGCCCACGAGCGCCTGGACGACCTGGTCGCGCTGGTCGTCGACCACGGCACCGCCGGGGCCGCCCGTGCCGGCCGGGTCGTCCGCGCCCGTGCCGGTGGGGGCCCCGAGCCGGTCGCCGAGCTCGAGCGCGATGCGCTGGGCGCCCTTGCGCCCGATGCCGGGCACGCGCATGAGCGCGGCGATGTCCTCCCCCGCGACGGCGCGGCGCAGCCCGTCGGGCGTGTGCACCGCGAGCATGGCCAGGGCCAGGCGCGGGCCGACGCCGCTGACGGTCTGCACGGCCTCGAACACGGCACGTTCGTCGTCGTCGGCGAACCCGAACAGCGTGAAGGAGTCCTCGCGGACGACCATGCTCGTGGCCAGGCGCGCGGGCTCGCCCACGCGCAGCGCGGACAGGGTCGCGGGGGTCGCGTGGACGAGGTAGCCCACGGCTCCCCCGGCGCCTCCCACGTCGATGACGGCGCGGTCCAGGCGGACGTCCGCGACCGTGCCCGACAGCGAAGCGATCACTGTGCCTCCATGCTTCCTCGCGGGTCCCGGCCACGAGCGGCCGGTCCCGAACACCTGTACGAACCGTGGGCCACTCTAGCAACGGGCGGCGGTGCTCCCGGTCGAGCCTCGCCGTCGGGCACGTGGGGCCGGTGTCAGCCGCGTCGGCCGCGCGAGGCCTGCTCGGCCGCGGCCCAGGCGCGCTGCGCGGGCGTGAGCTGGTGCCGGTCCCCGCCCTGCAGGGCGCCCGCCGGGCGCCACAGGTGGCAGATCGCGAGGGCCAGGGCGTCGGCGGCGTCGGCGGGCTTGGGCAGCTCGCCGAGCTCGAGGATGCGCGCGACCATGCGCTGGACCTGGATCTTGTCGGCGCGGCCGGTGCCGGTCACGGCGGCCTTGACCTCGCTGGGGGTGTGCATCGCGACGGGCACGCCGCGACGGGCCGCGGCGACCATCGCGAGACCCGCGACCTGCGCGGTGCCCATGACGGTGCTGACGTTGTGCTGGGCGAAGACGCGCTCGACGGCCACGACGTCCGGGACGTGCTCGTCCATCCACACGTCGAGGCGCTGGGAGATGGTGAGCAGGCGCAGGTCGACCGACTGGTCGGGCGGGCTCTGCAGGACCCCGACCGCCACCATGCGGGCGCGCCGTCCGGGCAGCGAGTCGACGACGCCGATCCCGCAACGGGTCAGTCCTGGGTCCACTCCGAGCACGCGCACGCGCTCACCTTCTCACGGGCCGCCCACGACGAAGGGCTCCCACGCGAGCCGTCGCGCGGGAGCCCTTCGTCACACCAGGGGGTGGGTCAGTCGTCGTTCTCGAGCTCGGCCATGACCTCGTCGCTCGCGGTGAAGTTCGCGTAGACGTTCTGCACGTCGTCGCTGTCCTCGAGGGCGTCGATGAGGCGCAGGATCTTGCGGGCGCCCTCGGCGTCGACCTCGACCTCCATGGAGGGGTGGAAGACGACGTCGGCGGAGTCGTACTCGATGCCGGCGTCCTGCAGCGCGGTGCGGACCGCGACGAGGTCGGTGGCCTCGGTGAGGATCTCGAACGTGTCGCCCTCGTCGGTGACCTCCTCGCCGCCCGCCTCGAGGACGGCCTCCATGACGTCGTCCTCGGTGGTGCCCTCCTTGGGGACCACGATGACGCCCTTGCGGGAGAACAGGTAGGACACCGAGCCCGGGTCGGCGAGCTGGCCGCCGTTGCGCGTGAACGCGATGCGGACCTCGGCGGCGGCGCGGTTCTTGTTGTCGGTGAGGCACTCGACGAGGACGGCGATGCCGCCCGTGCCGTAGCCCTCGTACATGATCGTCTGGTAGTCGGCGCCGCCGGCTTCCTGGCCCGAGCCGCGCTTGAGGGCGCGGTCGATGTTGTCGTTGGGGACCGAGGACTTCTTG
Proteins encoded:
- the ruvB gene encoding Holliday junction branch migration DNA helicase RuvB, producing MADFDRVGYEEGNEPFTSERIVTSTADDLERAAEAALRPRRLEEFVGQLVVRDQLSLVLQAALARGATPDHVLLSGPPGLGKTTLAMIIAAELGTSLRVTSGPAIQHAGDLAAVLSSLEEGEVLFIDEIHRLARPAEELLYVAMEDFRVDVVVGKGAGASAIPLSLPPFTVVGATTRAGLLPAPLRDRFGFTGHLDFYSAEELERVIIRSAGLLGVEIKHAAAHEISGRSRGTPRIANRLLRRVRDWAQVRGDGTMDLRAARAALEVYEVDELGLDRLDRAVLGALCTRFGGGPVGLSTLAVTVGEESETVETVAEPFLVREGLIGRTPRGRVATPAAWAHLGLTPPDPLAPRGPGGGLGQRTGSARSGGTLFDTGA
- the ruvA gene encoding Holliday junction branch migration protein RuvA; amino-acid sequence: MIASLSGTVADVRLDRAVIDVGGAGGAVGYLVHATPATLSALRVGEPARLATSMVVREDSFTLFGFADDDERAVFEAVQTVSGVGPRLALAMLAVHTPDGLRRAVAGEDIAALMRVPGIGRKGAQRIALELGDRLGAPTGTGADDPAGTGGPGGAVVDDQRDQVVQALVGLGWNPKAAEDALATVLTQAGADAVAPDEIAGALRASLRVLGGPRG
- the ruvC gene encoding crossover junction endodeoxyribonuclease RuvC, producing the protein MRVLGVDPGLTRCGIGVVDSLPGRRARMVAVGVLQSPPDQSVDLRLLTISQRLDVWMDEHVPDVVAVERVFAQHNVSTVMGTAQVAGLAMVAAARRGVPVAMHTPSEVKAAVTGTGRADKIQVQRMVARILELGELPKPADAADALALAICHLWRPAGALQGGDRHQLTPAQRAWAAAEQASRGRRG
- a CDS encoding YebC/PmpR family DNA-binding transcriptional regulator, with the protein product MSGHSKWATTKHKKAVIDAKRGKLFAKLIKNIEVAARTGGGDLAGNPTLFDAVQKAKKSSVPNDNIDRALKRGSGQEAGGADYQTIMYEGYGTGGIAVLVECLTDNKNRAAAEVRIAFTRNGGQLADPGSVSYLFSRKGVIVVPKEGTTEDDVMEAVLEAGGEEVTDEGDTFEILTEATDLVAVRTALQDAGIEYDSADVVFHPSMEVEVDAEGARKILRLIDALEDSDDVQNVYANFTASDEVMAELENDD